Proteins encoded by one window of Arabidopsis thaliana chromosome 2, partial sequence:
- the NTRA gene encoding NADPH-dependent thioredoxin reductase A (NADPH-dependent thioredoxin reductase A (NTRA); FUNCTIONS IN: thioredoxin-disulfide reductase activity; INVOLVED IN: in 6 processes; LOCATED IN: cytosol, mitochondrial matrix; EXPRESSED IN: male gametophyte, guard cell, cultured cell, pollen tube, leaf; EXPRESSED DURING: L mature pollen stage, M germinated pollen stage, seedling growth, seed development stages; CONTAINS InterPro DOMAIN/s: Pyridine nucleotide-disulphide oxidoreductase, class-II, active site (InterPro:IPR008255), FAD-dependent pyridine nucleotide-disulphide oxidoreductase (InterPro:IPR013027), Pyridine nucleotide-disulphide oxidoreductase, class-II (InterPro:IPR000103), Pyridine nucleotide-disulphide oxidoreductase, NAD-binding region (InterPro:IPR001327), Thioredoxin reductase (InterPro:IPR005982); BEST Arabidopsis thaliana protein match is: NADPH-dependent thioredoxin reductase B (TAIR:AT4G35460.1); Has 20135 Blast hits to 20133 proteins in 2901 species: Archae - 588; Bacteria - 13597; Metazoa - 140; Fungi - 273; Plants - 163; Viruses - 0; Other Eukaryotes - 5374 (source: NCBI BLink).) — MCWISMSQSRFIIKSLFSTAGGFLLGSALSNPPSLATAFSSSSSSSSAAAAVDMETHKTKVCIVGSGPAAHTAAIYASRAELKPLLFEGWMANDIAPGGQLTTTTDVENFPGFPEGILGIDIVEKFRKQSERFGTTIFTETVNKVDFSSKPFKLFTDSRTVLADSVIISTGAVAKRLSFTGSGEGNGGFWNRGISACAVCDGAAPIFRNKPLVVIGGGDSAMEEANFLTKYGSKVYIIHRRDTFRASKIMQQRALSNPKIEVIWNSAVVEAYGDENGRVLGGLKVKNVVTGDVSDLKVSGLFFAIGHEPATKFLDGQLELDEDGYVVTKPGTTKTSVVGVFAAGDVQDKKYRQAITAAGTGCMAALDAEHYLQEIGSQEGKSD, encoded by the exons ATGTGTTGGATCTCAATGAGCCAGTCAAGATTCATTATAAAGTCTTTATTTAGCACAGCAGGAGGTTTCTTACTTGGATCTGCTCTCTCAAATCCGCCGTCTCTAGCCACcgcgttttcttcttcttcctcgtcctcctccgccgccgccgccgtcGACATGGAAACTCACAAAACCAAGGTTTGCATCGTCGGAAGTGGACCAGCAGCACACACGGCGGCGATCTATGCATCGAGAGCGGAGCTTAAGCCTCTTCTCTTCGAAGGATGGATGGCTAACGACATCGCTCCCGGCGGTCAATTAACTACAACAACCGACGTCGAAAACTTCCCTGGGTTCCCTGAAGGTATTCTCGGTATTGATATCGTTGAGAAATTCAGAAAACAATCGGAGAGATTTGGAACTACGATCTTCACGGAAACTGTTAACAAAGTTGATTTCTCATCGAAACCGTTTAAGCTATTCACTGATTCGAGAACTGTTCTCGCTGATTCTGTAATCATTTCTACTGGAGCTGTTGCTAAACGTCTTAGCTTCACTGGATCTGGTGAAGGTAATGGTGGTTTTTGGAATCGTGGTATCTCCGCTTGTGCTGTTTGCGACGGAGCTGCTCCGATTTTTAGGAATAAGCCTCTTGTGGTTATTGGTGGTGGTGATTCAGCTATGGAGGAAGCGAATTTTCTGACTAAGTATGGATCTAAGGTTTATATTATTCATAGGAGGGATACGTTTAGGGCGTCTAAGATTATGCAGCAGAGAGCTTTGTCTAACCCTAAGATTGAAGTGATTTGGAACTCTGCCGTGGTTGAGGCGTATGGTGATGAAAATGGACGTGTTCTTGGAGGATTGAAGGTGAAGAATGTTGTTACTGGGGATGTTTCAGATCTGAAGGTGTCTGGATTGTTCTTTGCTATTGGTCATGAGCCAGCTACGAAGTTTTTGGATGGGCAGCTTGAGCTTGATGAAGATGGTTATGTTGTGACCAAGCCAGGTACTACTAAGACGAGCGTGGTTGGTGTATTTGCTGCTGGAGATGTTCAAGACAAGAAGTATAGACAGGCCATCACTGCTGCAGGAACTG GGTGCATGGCGGCATTGGATGCAGAGCATTACTTACAAGAGATTGGATCTCAGGAGGGTAAGAGTGATTGA
- the NTRA gene encoding NADPH-dependent thioredoxin reductase A, whose amino-acid sequence MCWISMSQSRFIIKSLFSTAGGFLLGSALSNPPSLATAFSSSSSSSSAAAAVDMETHKTKVCIVGSGPAAHTAAIYASRAELKPLLFEGWMANDIAPGGQLTTTTDVENFPGFPEGILGIDIVEKFRKQSERFGTTIFTETVNKVDFSSKPFKLFTDSRTVLADSVIISTGAVAKRLSFTGSGEGNGGFWNRGISACAVCDGAAPIFRNKPLVVIGGGDSAMEEANFLTKYGSKVYIIHRRDTFRASKIMQQRALSNPKIEVIWNSAVVEAYGDENGRVLGGLKVKNVVTGDVSDLKVSGLFFAIGHEPATKFLDGQLELDEDGYVVTKPGTTKTSVVGVFAAGDVQDKKYRQAITAAGTG is encoded by the exons ATGTGTTGGATCTCAATGAGCCAGTCAAGATTCATTATAAAGTCTTTATTTAGCACAGCAGGAGGTTTCTTACTTGGATCTGCTCTCTCAAATCCGCCGTCTCTAGCCACcgcgttttcttcttcttcctcgtcctcctccgccgccgccgccgtcGACATGGAAACTCACAAAACCAAGGTTTGCATCGTCGGAAGTGGACCAGCAGCACACACGGCGGCGATCTATGCATCGAGAGCGGAGCTTAAGCCTCTTCTCTTCGAAGGATGGATGGCTAACGACATCGCTCCCGGCGGTCAATTAACTACAACAACCGACGTCGAAAACTTCCCTGGGTTCCCTGAAGGTATTCTCGGTATTGATATCGTTGAGAAATTCAGAAAACAATCGGAGAGATTTGGAACTACGATCTTCACGGAAACTGTTAACAAAGTTGATTTCTCATCGAAACCGTTTAAGCTATTCACTGATTCGAGAACTGTTCTCGCTGATTCTGTAATCATTTCTACTGGAGCTGTTGCTAAACGTCTTAGCTTCACTGGATCTGGTGAAGGTAATGGTGGTTTTTGGAATCGTGGTATCTCCGCTTGTGCTGTTTGCGACGGAGCTGCTCCGATTTTTAGGAATAAGCCTCTTGTGGTTATTGGTGGTGGTGATTCAGCTATGGAGGAAGCGAATTTTCTGACTAAGTATGGATCTAAGGTTTATATTATTCATAGGAGGGATACGTTTAGGGCGTCTAAGATTATGCAGCAGAGAGCTTTGTCTAACCCTAAGATTGAAGTGATTTGGAACTCTGCCGTGGTTGAGGCGTATGGTGATGAAAATGGACGTGTTCTTGGAGGATTGAAGGTGAAGAATGTTGTTACTGGGGATGTTTCAGATCTGAAGGTGTCTGGATTGTTCTTTGCTATTGGTCATGAGCCAGCTACGAAGTTTTTGGATGGGCAGCTTGAGCTTGATGAAGATGGTTATGTTGTGACCAAGCCAGGTACTACTAAGACGAGCGTGGTTGGTGTATTTGCTGCTGGAGATGTTCAAGACAAGAAGTATAGACAGGCCATCACTGCTGCAGGAACTG GATAA
- the MLO7 gene encoding Seven transmembrane MLO family protein (MILDEW RESISTANCE LOCUS O 7 (MLO7); FUNCTIONS IN: calmodulin binding; INVOLVED IN: cell death, defense response; LOCATED IN: integral to membrane, plasma membrane; EXPRESSED IN: 10 plant structures; EXPRESSED DURING: seedling growth, petal differentiation and expansion stage; CONTAINS InterPro DOMAIN/s: Mlo-related protein (InterPro:IPR004326); BEST Arabidopsis thaliana protein match is: Seven transmembrane MLO family protein (TAIR:AT5G65970.1); Has 35333 Blast hits to 34131 proteins in 2444 species: Archae - 798; Bacteria - 22429; Metazoa - 974; Fungi - 991; Plants - 531; Viruses - 0; Other Eukaryotes - 9610 (source: NCBI BLink).), translating into MITRSRCRRSLLWFLVFHGGATATGAPSGGKELSQTPTWAVAVVCTFLILISHLLEKGLQRLANWLWKKHKNSLLEALEKIKAELMILGFISLLLTFGEPYILKICVPRKAALSMLPCLSEDTVLFQKLAPSSLSRHLLAAGDTSINCKQGSEPLITLKGLHQLHILLFFLAIFHIVYSLITMMLSRLKIRGWKKWEQETLSNDYEFSIDHSRLRLTHETSFVREHTSFWTTTPFFFYVGCFFRQFFVSVERTDYLTLRHGFISAHLAPGRKFNFQRYIKRSLEDDFKLVVGISPVLWASFVIFLLFNVNGWRTLFWASIPPLLIILAVGTKLQAIMATMALEIVETHAVVQGMPLVQGSDRYFWFDCPQLLLHLIHFALFQNAFQITHFFWIWYSFGLKSCFHKDFNLVVSKLFLCLGALILCSYITLPLYALVTQMGSHMKKAVFDEQMAKALKKWHKDIKLKKGKARKLPSKTLGVSESFSLSSSSSATTLHRSKTTGHSSNIIYYKQEDEEDEMSDLEAGAEDAIDRIQQQEMQFHNS; encoded by the exons ATGATCACAAGAAGCAGGTGTCGAAGATCTTTGTTATGGTTTCTAGTGTTCCATGGCGGAGCTACAGCCACCGGAGCTCCCTCTGGTGGGAAAGAGCTTTCTCAGACGCCTACTTGGGCAGTCGCCGTCGTCTGCACCTTTCTCATCCTCATTTCCCATCTCCTTGAAAAGGGTCTTCAAAGACTCGCCAAC tGGCTATGGAAGAAGCATAAAAACTCTCTCCTTGAAGCCTTAGAGAAAATCAAAGCTG AGCTGATGATCCTTGgattcatttctttattacTCACTTTTGGAGAACCATATATTCTCAAGATCTGTGTTCCTCGAAAAGCTGCTCTCTCTATGTTACCTTGTTTATCTGAAGACACAGTGCTTTTCCAGAAACTTGCTCCATCATCTCTTAGCAGGCATCTTTTGGCTGCTGGTGATACATCTATTAATTGCAAACAAGGATCTGAGCCACTCATAACATTGAAAGGCTTGCACCAACTTCACatcttgttgttcttcttggCCATCTTTCATATCGTATATAGTTTAATCACCATGATGCTTAGCAGGCTCAAG ATTCGTGGATGGAAAAAGTGGGAGCAAGAGACATTATCTAATGACTATGAGTTTTCTATTG ATCATTCAAGACTTAGGCTCACTCATGAGACTTCTTTTGTGAGAGAACATACAAGTTTCTGGACAACaactcctttcttcttttacgtC GGATGCTTCTTTAGGCAGTTCTTTGTATCTGTTGAAAGAACCGACTACTTGACTCTGCGCCATGGATTCATCtct GCCCATTTAGCTCCAGGAAGAAAGTTCAACTTCCAGAGATATATCAAAAGATCTCTCGAGGATGATTTCAAGTTGGTAGTTGGAATAAG TCCAGTTCTTTGGGCATCATTTGTAATCTTCTTGCTGTTCAATGTTAATG GCTGGAGAACATTGTTTTGGGCATCGATACCTCCTCTACTC ATAATCCTAGCTGTTGGAACAAAGCTTCAAGCAATTATGGCAACAATGGCGCTAGAAATCGTAGAGACACATGCAGTAGTTCAGGGGATGCCTTTAGTGCAAGGTTCAGATCGATACTTTTGGTTCGACTGTCCTCAACTACTTCTTCATCTTATCCACTTTGCCTTGTTTCAG AATGCTTTCCAGATAACACACTTCTTCTGGATATGG TATTCTTTTGGATTAAAATCATGCTTCCATAAAGATTTCAATCTTGTAGTCAGCAAACTCTTTCTATG CCTAGGAGCTTTGATCTTATGCAGCTACATCACTCTCCCATTGTACGCCCTCGTTACTCAG ATGGGTTCACACATGAAGAAAGCAGTGTTTGATGAGCAAATGGCAAAGGCATTGAAGAAGTGGCACAAAGACATCAAATTGAAGAAAGGTAAAGCGAGGAAGCTCCCGAGCAAGACACTTGGTGTTTCAGAGAGTTTCAgcctctcttcctcttcctctgcaACCACTCTTCACCGTTCCAAGACCACTGGTCACTCTTCTAACATCATATACTacaaacaagaagatgaagaagacgaaatgTCTGATCTTGAAGCTGGAGCAGAGGATGCTATTGACAGGATTCAACAACAGGAGATGCAATTCCACAACTCTTAG
- the PIRL5 gene encoding plant intracellular ras group-related LRR 5 (plant intracellular ras group-related LRR 5 (PIRL5); LOCATED IN: plasma membrane; EXPRESSED IN: 25 plant structures; EXPRESSED DURING: 15 growth stages; CONTAINS InterPro DOMAIN/s: Leucine-rich repeat, typical subtype (InterPro:IPR003591), Leucine-rich repeat (InterPro:IPR001611); BEST Arabidopsis thaliana protein match is: plant intracellular ras group-related LRR 4 (TAIR:AT4G35470.1); Has 100264 Blast hits to 38283 proteins in 1358 species: Archae - 22; Bacteria - 10106; Metazoa - 37622; Fungi - 3439; Plants - 42778; Viruses - 28; Other Eukaryotes - 6269 (source: NCBI BLink).) gives MDSKEMVVEEIMRIHRSLPLRPEIDDVETATSLIQNVEKEDRNRLEAIDKLVKTSSSEVPLELFNVFKEMKKSLVRFQSTEQTREATKILDLESVHVVFDELIQRASFCIASPNSTTALPRSVPVPAPVVSSDEIPFKSKEIISRDDTFVKKAKSSFYSDGLLAPSKPQVLDSTLHQAKNVAGNDGEKLSLIKLASLIEVSAKKATQELNLQHRLMDQLEWLPDSLGKLSSLVRLDLSENCIMVLPATIGGLISLTRLDLHSNRIGQLPESIGDLLNLVNLNLSGNQLSSLPSSFNRLIHLEELDLSSNSLSILPESIGSLVSLKKLDVETNNIEEIPHSISGCSSMEELRADYNRLKALPEAVGKLSTLEILTVRYNNIRQLPTTMSSMANLKELDVSFNELESVPESLCYAKTLVKLNIGNNFANLRSLPGLIGNLEKLEELDMSNNQIRFLPYSFKTLSNLRVLQTEQNPLEELPRDITEKGAQAVVQYMNDLVEARNTKSQRTKPKKSWVNSICFFCKSSTN, from the exons ATGGATTCGAAGGAGATGGTTGTGGAAGAAATCATGAGAATTCACAGATCTCTACCATTGAGACCAGAGATCGACGATGTAGAAACGGCAACTTCTCTGATACAAAACGTTGAAAAGGAAGATCGGAATCGTTTAGAAGCCATTGATAAACTTGTTAAAACCTCTTCCTCTGAGGTTCCTTTAGAGCTTTTCAATGTGttcaaggagatgaagaaaagtcTTGTTCGTTTCCAGAGCACAGAACAGACAAGAGAAGCTACGAAAATTCTCGATCTGGAATCTGTACACGTTGTGTTCGACGAATTGATTCAGAGAGCTTCTTTTTGCATTGCTTCTCCCAACAGCACCACCGCTTTGCCTCGGTCTGTTCCGGTACCGGCGCCGGTTGTTTCTTCTGATGAGATTCCTTTCAAGTCAAAGGAAATTATCTCGCGTGACGATACGTTTGTGAAGAAAGCTAAATCTTCGTTTTATAGTGATGGGTTGTTAGCTCCTAGTAAGCCCCAGGTTCTGGATTCAACACTTCATCAGGCTAAGAACGTTGCAG GCAATGATGGGGAGAAGTTGAGTCTCATAAAACTTGCTAGTTTGATTGAGGTATCTGCCAAGAAAGCTACTCAAGAGCTAAATTTGCAGCACAGGCTGATGGATCAGCTCGAATGGCTTCCGGATTCTCTAGGCAAGTTATCGAGTCTTGTCAGGCTAGATCTGTCTGAGAATTGTATCATGGTACTACCGGCAACCATAGGAGGGCTTATTTCTTTGACGAGGCTTGATTTGCATTCGAATAGAATTGGTCAGCTCCCTGAGTCTATAGGAGATTTGCTAAACTTGGTCAACCTGAATCTTAGTGGAAACCAATTATCATCTCTTCCATCGTCATTTAATAGATTGATACATCTTGAGGAACTTGATTTGAGCTCTAACAGCCTCTCTATTCTCCCTGAATCTATTGGTTCTCTCGTGAGCCTAAAGAAGCTCGATGTTGAAACAAATAACATCGAAGAGATTCCACATAGTATCTCTGGCTGTTCTTCCATGGAAGAACTCCGTGCAGATTACAACAGACTTAAAGCTCTTCCAGAAGCTGTTGGGAAGTTATCTACCTTAGAGATTCTGACTGTCCGTTATAATAACATTCGGCAGCTACCCACAACAATGTCCTCCATGGCTAACCTCAAAGAGCTAGATGTGAGTTTCAACGAGCTTGAGTCAGTACCAGAGAGTTTATGTTATGCCAAAACACTTGTTAAGCTTAACATCGGGAACAATTTTGCCAACCTAAGATCACTCCCGGGATTAATAGGCAACCttgagaagctagaagagCTTGATATGAGCAATAACCAGATCCGTTTCCTTCCCTACTCTTTTAAAACGCTTTCAAATCTGCGTGTTCTTCAAACAGAACAAAATCCACTTGAAGAGCTTCCAAGGGATATAACCGAAAAAGGCGCACAG GCCGTGGTTCAATACATGAATGATCTTGTGGAGGCAAGAAACACCAAATCTCAAAGAACTAAGCCGAAAAAGAGTTGGGTTAAcagtatttgcttcttctgcAAGTCCTCTACCAACTAG
- a CDS encoding uncharacterized protein (unknown protein; FUNCTIONS IN: molecular_function unknown; INVOLVED IN: biological_process unknown; LOCATED IN: mitochondrion; Has 30201 Blast hits to 17322 proteins in 780 species: Archae - 12; Bacteria - 1396; Metazoa - 17338; Fungi - 3422; Plants - 5037; Viruses - 0; Other Eukaryotes - 2996 (source: NCBI BLink).) gives MKKGLFGRAFANSPIFALGYFTRYSYRLLTFQALAEAESIIKTYEAKLAEVEKMKKMAKQMVQSCEALMFKLEKKEKMLDDLGKLFRAPRMDVLKGKEKKLDYLGQLYSAPRMDLLKEIKNADGRYAGRN, from the exons atg AAGAAGGGATTATTTGGGAGAGCTTTTGCGAATTCACCAATATTTGCTCTTGGATACTTCACAA GATACAGTTACCGTCTTCTCACGTTTCAGGCGTTGGCTGAAGCAGAGTCCATAATAAAG ACGTATGAGGCTAAGCTGGCTGAGgtggaaaaaatgaaaaagatggcGAAACAAATGGTtcag AGTTGTGAGGCTCTAATGTTTAAGttggaaaaaaaggaaaagatgTTGGACGATCTAGGGAAG TTGTTTAGGGCGCCTCGAATGGATGTGTTGAaaggaaaggaaaagaagTTGGACTATCTAGGGCAG TTGTATAGTGCTCCTCGAATGGATTTgttgaaagaaattaaaaacgCCGATGGACGATATGCAGGAAGAAACTAA
- a CDS encoding uncharacterized protein (unknown protein; Has 30201 Blast hits to 17322 proteins in 780 species: Archae - 12; Bacteria - 1396; Metazoa - 17338; Fungi - 3422; Plants - 5037; Viruses - 0; Other Eukaryotes - 2996 (source: NCBI BLink).) has product MKKGLFGRAFANSPIFALGYFTNDALTPNLNKKIKKAHQALAEAESIIKTYEAKLAEVEKMKKMAKQMVQSCEALMFKLEKKEKMLDDLGKLFRAPRMDVLKGKEKKLDYLGQLYSAPRMDLLKEIKNADGRYAGRN; this is encoded by the exons atg AAGAAGGGATTATTTGGGAGAGCTTTTGCGAATTCACCAATATTTGCTCTTGGATACTTCACAA ATGATGCTTTAACCcctaatttaaataaaaaaataaaaaaagctcATCAG GCGTTGGCTGAAGCAGAGTCCATAATAAAG ACGTATGAGGCTAAGCTGGCTGAGgtggaaaaaatgaaaaagatggcGAAACAAATGGTtcag AGTTGTGAGGCTCTAATGTTTAAGttggaaaaaaaggaaaagatgTTGGACGATCTAGGGAAG TTGTTTAGGGCGCCTCGAATGGATGTGTTGAaaggaaaggaaaagaagTTGGACTATCTAGGGCAG TTGTATAGTGCTCCTCGAATGGATTTgttgaaagaaattaaaaacgCCGATGGACGATATGCAGGAAGAAACTAA
- a CDS encoding uncharacterized protein (unknown protein; FUNCTIONS IN: molecular_function unknown; INVOLVED IN: biological_process unknown; Has 30201 Blast hits to 17322 proteins in 780 species: Archae - 12; Bacteria - 1396; Metazoa - 17338; Fungi - 3422; Plants - 5037; Viruses - 0; Other Eukaryotes - 2996 (source: NCBI BLink).), which yields MKGLFGRAFANSPIFALGYFTNDALTPNLNKKIKKAHQALAEAESIIKTYEAKLAEVEKMKKMAKQMVQSCEALMFKLEKKEKMLDDLGKLFRAPRMDVLKGKEKKLDYLGQLYSAPRMDLLKEIKNADGRYAGRN from the exons atg AAGGGATTATTTGGGAGAGCTTTTGCGAATTCACCAATATTTGCTCTTGGATACTTCACAA ATGATGCTTTAACCcctaatttaaataaaaaaataaaaaaagctcATCAG GCGTTGGCTGAAGCAGAGTCCATAATAAAG ACGTATGAGGCTAAGCTGGCTGAGgtggaaaaaatgaaaaagatggcGAAACAAATGGTtcag AGTTGTGAGGCTCTAATGTTTAAGttggaaaaaaaggaaaagatgTTGGACGATCTAGGGAAG TTGTTTAGGGCGCCTCGAATGGATGTGTTGAaaggaaaggaaaagaagTTGGACTATCTAGGGCAG TTGTATAGTGCTCCTCGAATGGATTTgttgaaagaaattaaaaacgCCGATGGACGATATGCAGGAAGAAACTAA
- the RHA3A gene encoding RING-H2 finger A3A (RING-H2 finger A3A (RHA3A); FUNCTIONS IN: zinc ion binding; EXPRESSED IN: 21 plant structures; EXPRESSED DURING: 13 growth stages; CONTAINS InterPro DOMAIN/s: Zinc finger, RING-type (InterPro:IPR001841), Zinc finger, C3HC4 RING-type (InterPro:IPR018957); BEST Arabidopsis thaliana protein match is: RING-H2 finger A3B (TAIR:AT4G35480.1); Has 9845 Blast hits to 9818 proteins in 280 species: Archae - 0; Bacteria - 0; Metazoa - 2501; Fungi - 735; Plants - 5213; Viruses - 41; Other Eukaryotes - 1355 (source: NCBI BLink).), translating to MTRPSRLLETAAPPPQPSEEMIAAESDMVVILSALLCALICVAGLAAVVRCAWLRRFTAGGDSPSPNKGLKKKALQSLPRSTFTAAESTSGAAAEEGDSTECAICLTDFADGEEIRVLPLCGHSFHVECIDKWLVSRSSCPSCRRILTPVRCDRCGHASTAEMKDQAHRHQHHQHSSTTIPTFLP from the coding sequence ATGACTCGACCGTCAAGATTACTTGAGACGGCGGCGCCACCACCACAACCGTCGGAGGAGATGATCGCAGCGGAATCCGACATGGTGGTGATCTTGTCGGCTCTTCTTTGCGCTCTTATCTGCGTTGCTGGTCTCGCCGCCGTCGTACGATGCGCTTGGCTCCGGCGGTTTACAGCCGGAGGAGATTCGCCGTCACCGAACAAAGGCTTGAAAAAGAAAGCTCTTCAGTCTCTTCCAAGATCCACTTTCACCGCCGCGGAATCAACCTCCGGCGCCGCCGCTGAAGAGGGAGACTCGACGGAATGTGCTATTTGCCTCACTGACTTCGCCGACGGTGAAGAAATAAGAGTGCTTCCTCTTTGTGGTCATTCTTTCCACGTGGAGTGTATTGACAAATGGCTAGTTTCTAGGTCTTCTTGTCCTTCTTGTCGCAGGATTCTTACGCCGGTGAGATGTGACCGGTGTGGTCATGCTTCTACGGCGGAGATGAAAGATCAAGCTCATCGTCATCAACATCACCAACACTCTTCTACTACCATTCCTACGTTTCTTCCTTAA